The region CTCAGCCCGCACTCAGCCCTGCTCAGGATCAGCCCCTACAGGGTCATGTGACGGACAGATCCAACAGGTTCCTTCGCAGTTGTTAGTTGGCGGGAACACAACAGGTCACAGGCACTAAGATGGGCTGTTCGATAGCCAAATCCTAACAGAAACAATTATTCCCCTTTAGTTACCTCCAAAGTCTTAAAAGATGGCACCCTCTGGACCAAATGGGGCCACACTTTGTTCTGGAAGAAGTCATGGTCCACTTCCAGATTTGTTGGGTCTGGTTCTTCCTCCTAAGTAAGAGGTAGAAGCAAGGTTTCTGTATTGCTTGGAATATGAGGACAAGCCAAGATCTGATTCCTATAATCAATCCCTTCAGTGGATTCCAATTCTAATACCAATGACAGCAAagcctccctgtccctccccaaTGGCTTGTCTCTTTAATGGCATCTTGTTTATGTCTCCTCGAAACCAAATTTACCTCAGTAGGGCTACAGCCACCTAGGTAGTTGTTGCCCAATCCTTCCCGTCGGAAATAGACTCCACCGATGTCTGCAACCAACGGTGTCTCCAGACCCGGTCCCTGTGGGCAGTGCCATAAGTGCACATACCTGTCATGATCAGGAGACTTATGACATCGCAGGAATAACACTCACCAACCCTCTGCCCAGACCACACAGgttcacacacaaatacatcctAAACTTTCgtaacatttcttttttgtcCTTCGCTGTCTTGAGGGTAGCTACCTTTTCCTTGGCTCCACAGGTAGCTTGGTGCCCTGGAGGGTGCCAGGAAGTCCCTTCCCAATACCAGCCAGCTCTGCAATTTTCCCAGACCAGGCTCCTGCGGCATTGATCACTACAGCACATTCCACTGGCTGGTACTCCAGGCTCTTGTCCATTTTCACCTGTAGGCACCAGAGGGTGAGAGGAAGGAAGCCGGGCTGTGTGTGAGGGGGATAAGAGCACATAATGGATCCTGGCAGGTTTATTTCCCCTGGAGTCTAACTTGATCAGTACTGAGAAGCAGTAGAAGACTGACATCTGAGTAGATGATCACCCTTCTTGCCCTCCACTCTAGTGAGGAGCAGCTGCAACCTGGGACTTACATGGATGGTGTTGATCCTTCTCAAGACCACCTGTTCCCCAGTTGGGGTCTCCATTTGGTTAGATGATGTGATGAAACCTGcaggagagaaatgaaaaaataagccCTTCAGGAAGGGTTAGCTCAGGGGTCGAGCACACACCTggcatgcatgagaccctgggttctagCTCTAGTGTTGATGGGCCATTTGGGGCAGAGCAGAGCTATGAGTGACTGGACTTCCTCTCCTGGAGTCGGGAGCCATGTTTCTCCCTAACACATAAATTGAGATGCACACATTTCTCTTAGGCAGGAAGGAGCCAAAGTCTGTCTGATGTCTCCTGAGCAGCTACAGAACAAGTTTCCCTGGATAAACattagacataaaaataaacaaaaccacacagatggtggtttgaatgagaatggccctgtAGGCTCATATTTGTATGCTTAGTCCCCAGCTggtgaactgtttgggaaggatcaggaggtgtgtccttgttggaggaggtgtgtcactgggaatagGTTTTGAGTTTTTAAAGCCCATACTAGGCCCAGTGTCTGTCTGcgtctctctgcctgctgcctgtggatcagggtATAGCTcatagctacttctccagcacagtTTCTGCCTGTCATCACACTCCCTACCAAGATGATCGTGATGATGGACCAATCTTCTGAAGCTCCAAGCATCCCctaattaaattctttcttttgtaagagttgccttggtcatgggatCTTGTcaagcaatagaacagtaataaacacacacacacacacacacacacacagcccttgaGGGAAACAGGGGGTCATGCTGgtttcttttgagaaagggtctcatgtatcACAGACTAGTCTCAGACCTcctatgtagtggaggatgaccctgaacttatTTTCCTGCCTGTACCTGCggagttctggggttacaggcgtgCAGCACTGTGTCCAGTTTATGGGGACATAACCTAGGTATGGGTCTTAGGgtttcatacatgctaggcaagcactccaacAGCCACATTCCTGGCTCTACAACCAATACtgctttttcaagaaaaaaaaaatgggaagggTGAGTGCTTTCCCATGGACACTCAACAGACATTAAGAGACCAAAATAAACTTGTCTACCCAGGAACAGGGCAGTGTAGTGACGAGAAAGCTGAACTGCttagcagaagatggcctctcACACTAACCCTGTATGAGCCTGTGAGAAGAAAGGCACAGCCTGGGCTAGGCCTTGTCCTGGGTGTAAGACATTAGCAGAGGGAACGAGACTTTGGACTCACGTGTCACCTCTCCCTGGCAGAAAAAGACTCCCATTGACTGGACCTTTCGACGAAGACCCTGGAGCAAAGACCAGGCATCAAACCAACCTTCATCCTCCAACCCTGaagtaaggaaaagaaaactcataAGGCACTGGGACCCTccttttcccactgtacaccccaTACACTTCTTTAAGGCTTTAGAAGCAGGGACGGTCGTCATGACCAACTCTACCCGAGTTCAGTCATGCCGAAGGCCAGAGGAGGAGCATGGTTTGGGGCAGGCCCTGTTGCTCAGGAGGAAGGTGTCCTCCTTCAGTGTGGACATGGTGCACTGAGACTTCCAACCCAAGGAGCCCTTCAATCCCCATCTTCAGGGAAAGAAGGCCGTGTGCTCTGCAGGTGAGCCTCACCATAAGATGCCAGAGCCACTCCTTCTACGTTTATCCAGGGAAACTTGTTCTGCAGCTGCTCAGGAGACATCAGACAGACTTTGGCTCCTTCCTGCCTAAGAGAGATGTGTGCATCTCAGTTAAGATGTTAGGGAGAGTATTCTGAGAGGAGAAACGTGGACCCCGGCTCCAGGAGAGGAAGTCCAGCTCACTCATAGCTCTGCCCCAGATGGCCCCATTTCTCGTGACTGCTGGATGTGAAGGCTTGCTCTTTGTTTTCTCTACTCCTGTCTCCCTTGGGTACACTCGACTTCCTGCCCCCACCTACTCTGTCTCCTGTCACAAGACGGTAGGGAGCCACGTTCCACTGCCTCCTGCGACACTTTCTTCTCTGCTGCCTAGCACTGCCCTGTCCTTCAGAATGAGTGTCTCCTCTAAAACACTTACCGGCCAGGGAACGAAAGTACCAAGAAACACTCCTGTGAGCCAGTGTGCAGTTTAAACTGAGGCTCAATGCCAGCTTTACTAGATCTTGCCACGTGTAAAATGGGATGTTctgattaaattaattaaattagcaTTCGAAAACATTTATCTGGTTTCGCTAGTGAGATTCACAGCGTGTCGGAAGAGAGCCTGTGCACACCATATCATCACAATGCCCAACCCTTAATGGATGTGAAGCTGGACATGCTAAGACCAGCCTGCTGCCCACTTTATTTATGGATCACACTCAATTACTTCTATTTTTCGTCTGTGGCTACTTTTGTGCTATAATGGCAGAGTAGAAAAGTTGAAACAGAGATAAAATGACAAGCAAAACCTAAAATAGTTACTGTCTGGCCCTTTATATGGTTTGCTGATCCCTAAGTTAGGATTCCTGTTAGAAGCCCAGTCCCCTGGCCGTTCTCTAGAGATTCTGGTTTGTTAGGCTTGGGAAGTATCTTACATGGGTCTATGATCTGGTAAGTGTCCACTCACAACTGGGTTACAGCCCTCCTCATGGGGCCTTGAAAGTCTGAATAGGCCCATTTTTCCTGATAGAAGCTACCGACGAGGAGAGTGCCATGACATTACCTTCAGTTTCCCCATTCCTAACTTGGTATAGGAAGCCAGGCAGGGGCTCGGGGCAGTGCTGGGCACCCACCTTTGCATTTTCACATTGTTTTCCAAGGTGGCGGCATCCTTTTCTGAAGCTAACAAGAGACAGCCTGAGGGGTTGAACTGAAGTTCCACAGGAGGGGCATCTACCACAGCCAGGTGCTCCTGTGTGCAGAGAAAAAGAGCTGCTCTCCAAAGAGGCTGGCACACCCTTCTCTAGGCACCAACACTGGAAGACAGTCAAGAATCCCAAAGCCTTGTTGCCTCCAACACACAATTTTCTTTGGTTCCCCTTGCTAGCTAGGCTACTGATCTTTAGGCTAAAGAAGGGGCTCCCACCCCAGCCTTCAAATCTTACTGTACATACATTGATGTTCCGTAGAAAGTCGATTGAAAAGCGTGAGAGTTGGACATTCTCAGGCATGGAAAACTGCTGCCAAATCCCGCCCACAGAAGGCCCTGTGGAGGAAGCCCGTGAATACTGTGAAAAGAAAAACTGAGGTAGACTGTTACGGTGTCATATGTAATGGAATCCTGCAATGGAAGCTGTCAGTTATACATCTAAATGCAAAGGggaattatttctctctctctctctctctcttgttttgttttttttttttttttttttttttttttgagacagggtttctctgtgtagccctggctgtcctggaactcactctgtagacccaggctggcctcgaactcagaaatccgcctgcctctgtctcccaagtgctgggattaaaggcgtgcgccaccactgcctggctggggaATCATTTCTCAAGGAGCAAGTATGGGTAAATCTGTATAGAGAAGTTAACCCACAGCTCGAAGATACAGTGTTTTAAATCATCAATGGCAGACCAGCTGAGCAGAGGTCAATTGTCTTCATAGGGCTGGACATATTGGGACACAATAGTAAAGGCCAGGAAGCCCAAGGGTTAGAAGTTAACCTTCAACAAGTAATTTACAGGACTGGAAGGATATAATAAAGACAAACATGAAATTTGCACCTAACTGCCAACAGCAAACAAGAACAAGCAAGACTTCATAAATAGTGCGGCCCAAacgaaggcagaggcagctgttTGCGTGAATAAGTAAGTAGCCAGAGGACAAGCTGTCTTGGACAGACCTTCGGACATGGAGGTACAATCACGGTAGAATCTGCTTTTATAAGCAAAAGTCAcatgtataatcccagcacttgggaggctgagaatTGAAGAtgctgagttcagggccagtttCAGCTatatattgagaccctgtctccaaagagatTAAATGACCGCAAGAAagcctcttcccctcccccaacaaaacgATGTTATTGCCAAGGGGCTTTTTTGAGGGAGGAAGAACCTGGACCTATTTATTAAGCTCTAAAGTCCAAAGCACAGTCCCTGCCCCCTTTGGACTTCTACAGGCTGTGTGTGCTCAGTAAGCTGACTACCCTACTCCCTGTCCTCACCGTGTGGTCTTGTTCCACCACCAGCACCCGGATGGCACCTCGTCTACTCTCCAGCTTCTTCAGCCAGTAGGCCACAGACAGACCAAGAATCCCACCTCCTATGATGACCACATCCGACCGTTCTGGGGGCAGGTGGCTGGTGTCATACAGCATTTCCCACTGTTTTCCAGGCACGATGGACTCAATCTTCTTCTTAAAGTCAAACACCGTTGCATCCCAGTCTGCAGAACATCGTTACAGTTAGATGGACTTTATGTTGTCTCCTACGTGGTTGGGGGTTGGAGGATGGGCGCAGGAAAAGGTGGGCTGAAACAGACATCTGCGTTGGCACATCTCCAACGTCATCCTTTCTCATACGCAGCAGTATGATTGCAACTTTGCTGTTTGGTCTTTGTCCCACCAGTCTCAATGACCATGCATCTCCTCTAGCACTGACAGATTCAACTTCCTAAAATTCCACTTTTtatccaccccccaccctccgTCAAGCTAGGTGCGACTCACATTATTTAGCTCTTGCAGACCTCTCTTTCTCCTGGGCCCCATTCTCACTCAACTGCACAGTTACCTCCACTCAGGTATCCCAGACCCAGGGAGCACGAGTCGCTAGTGTACTTCATACTGCACAGCCTTCTCAAGCCGAGCACCTCTATATGGTCTCTTATCCTTATTCGTCGCCCCCACCAAGCTTCCATTTATATGGCGGTGTCCACTGGGAAGCGCCTCCTTGAGATCCATACACTTGCCTTGGCTCTTTACCCTTTAGAAGGCAAGCCTACCGCTTTCCCCATCTAACTCGCTGTCCCGCCAGCACGAGGTAGGGGGTTGAACCTTGAAGGTCACCTATATGGAGGTTTGGGGCTCCCCAGAACCACTGTAAGATTCTCTCTGCTGCTGCCCTCAGCTTTACCCAGAGTAAAGCCTCCTCTGCGTGTGCGTAGCCCCCGGTTTGGGAGGCCTGCGCCCAAGCCAAGACGCAGCAGTCTGCGAATCATGGCTTCACAGAGCCCGGCTTCCTTCGGCTTGGGGTGCCTGCTGCTCACTCCGTCCCCCCAGTCATCGGTCCGCGCCACAGGGATTAGCCGGCAGTGCTCTTCAGGCTCCACCCCCTCCGCGCTATAGGGAGCGAGCGCCTCGGGAGTCCCATCCATGCCTGCTATTGGCTAGTCTTGCTTACGTCATCCCGCGCGTCCTGagcggggtggggggaaggggcgGGACGCCGGCAGCTCGTAGCGGAAGTGCGGCTGAACCGGTTTCCGGGGGCTGCTGGTGTGACGTGTCCCGCGCTTGGCGCAGCAGGAAGCGGCGGCGGACGCGGCCCGAGTTCCCGGCGCCGGTCTCGGCCCCAAGTCTTCTCCCGCTTCCGTCATGCTTGACTTCTTCACCATCTTCTCGAAGGGCGGGCTTGTGCTCTGGTGTTTCCAGGGCGTGAGCGACTCGTGCACGGGGCCCGTGAACGCGTTGATTCGTTCCGTGCTGCTGCAGGTACCACCCCCGCGGGGCAGAACTCCGGGCTCCCGTCCCTTAGACCCAGACTGTGGTCCCCCTTCCAGTAATCACTCCGCGTTTTCCGTCCTGACCTCCTTAGATTGGTCCCTTACCGGCCACCCAGGACCGACTTCCTTGCCTGGATCACAGGATCCCGAAACTTTGCGACGTCCCCCCCCCCTCCCGTTTCCGGGGCTCTAGCCATGATCTGGCGTCCTAATGGACTTGAGCTGTCTCTCTACTCATCCGGGCAGCttggttttctgttcttttgaggTTGGGTGGGACTGTGGATGTGAGAGCACCTTTCAGGAACACTAAATGGTTCACAGCTGCTAGAAGATCTGATTGTTTATATATGACTGTTTACTTTCTGGCTCTCACGTGTCGTGTCTCCTCTCCCCGCTTTATCCCCTGTCCCTacttggtgtctgtctgtctgtctttttctttttctggcgGGATGCTAGAGAGAAATGTCTCAGTAGTCCCTTGTTGAGGCCAGGATAGTATCTGGTTATTTCCCAAACATAGTTCAACATCTGGTTTTGCTGTGGATAACCCGAAGCTGTGGATAGCTTTGAATGCTGAAACTCTCTTTTTCCAGGAACGGGGAGGTAACAACTCTTTCACTCATGAGGCCCTCACACTCAAGTATAAACTGGACAACCAGTTTGAGTTGGTGTTTGTGGTAAGTGGGGGTATGTTAGACAAGTTATGTTCTCAATAGAATCCCAGTCGATCAAGCCAATTAATTGTGGGTATTGTGtatgtgataaagaaaaaaaaaattaggaacgTAGAGGGGAGAAAGCAGCTTCTGGGTAAGGTGGGAAGTTTGGTTCTCTTTCAGGACAGGAAACCTATCTCCGGAGGCCTGGGTTGAGTTGGCTTCTTTCCATTCTGGGTGGCATGTAAGGAGATCTATTGGCCCCATTTCCTTCTGTCAACAGGTTGGCTTTCAGAAGATCCTCACACTGACCTATGTAGACAAATTGATAGACGATGTGCACCGGCTGTTCCGGGATAAGTACCGCACAGAGATCCAACAACAGAGTGCTTTAAGTCTATTGAATGGCACTTTTGATTTCCAAAATGACTTCCTGCGGCTTCTTCGGTGAGAGGCTTTCCATCTTCAAAGGGAAAATTTTCATGATTTAAGAGTGCCCTGCCTGTAGGTGGCTCATCAATATTAATATGGGTTCAAACCAGTCACGTTTTGTAGCTTGTTTCTGATTGTTCTTTTGCTATGTGGGACCTTTTTCTGAAGTCAGAGTTCTTCCTCTTACATGGGTAGAAAGACCAACCAGTCTCTTTTCTCTTCAGTGAGGCAGAGGAGAGCAGTAAGATCCGTGCTCCCACTACCATGAAGAAATTTGAAGATTCTGAAAAAGCTAAGAAACCTGTGAGGTCCATGATTGAAACACGGGGGGAAAAGACCaaggaaaaagcaaaaaacaacaaaaaaaagggggccaAAAAGGAAGGTGTGTTTGAGCTTCCTGAATGTGCTAGGGCATTAAGGTGTTAGGACAGTGCTATGGAGGTCTGTGGGACTCCTTTTGACATTGCTGGCTTCCTTTAACTTCATGCTCACCATCCTGTCATCCCCTTATGGCATTGGAGTCCCCAAAGTGTGGTTCAAGTTTGCTCTTACGGATTTGGAAGGACTGTAGTCACTACTTAGGTGGTTGGgaatttgtggggtttttttttccccctccagtAATGTTTCCCTTAACAGGTTCTGATGGCCCTTTGGCTACCAGCAAAACAGCCCCAGCAGAAAAGTTGGGTCTCCCAGTGGGACCTGAGAATGGAGAACTTTCCAAAGAGGAGCTGATACGTAGGAAGAGAGAGGAGTTCATTCAGAAACATGGGAAGGGTCTGGACAAATCCAGGTGGGCAGCATTAACCAGTCTGATGACTGCTACTCAGCTGTGGTGGGGACCAGAGAActcttttctacttttctccTGTAACTTTTTCTCATGTGATCCTTTGCAGTAAATCTACAAAGTCAGATATTCCAAAGGAGAAGGGCAAAAAAGCACCCCGGGTGTGGGAACTGGGTGGCTGTGCTAACAAGGAAGTCTTGGATTACAGTACTCCCACCACCAACGGAACTCCAGAGGCAGCCCTTTCTGAAGATATCAACTTGGTAAGATGCATACAGGTCAGAGTGAAGGTCACCATTGGTCAGAAATTGGGAAGGAAACCGTTGGAGGGTTATTTGGATTTGGGAGAGGAGTGAACTATATTTGGAGTTTCTCCAATGTCTCAATGTTGACAGGGTATATATCCTGGGCTCTTTCCCTCAGCTGTTAGTGTTCTTGATCATATCTCTTTTCTTTGCCCATGTTCTCCAGATTCGAGGAACTGGGCCTGGGGGgcagcttcaagatctggattGCAGCAGCTCAGATGATGAAGGGGCCACTCAAAATACCAAACCTAGGTAGAAGGCTTTCAGGTGGGAGGTGGTGTGGATGCAGGATTGATGATCCATACCTCCTGCCTGCTGGCCTTATGCATATTTGTGATCTTCTATAATTGTAGTGCTACCAAGGGAACTCTGGGTGGCATGTTTGGGATGCTGAAGGGTCTGGTGGGTTCCAAGAGCTTGAGTCGAGAAGACATGGAATCTGTGCTAGACAAGATGCGTGATCATCTCATTGGTGAGTTTGGAGGACTGGGTTGACTTAAGTGGCATAGTTCATTAGGAATAGAACCATTTTCTAAGCTGTGCTTTTGAGATCTGATCATTGTTAACACAGAACTCACAGCTGTCCCCCTCTCTTCTCAGCTAAGAATGTGGCTGCTGACATTGCTGTCCAACTCTGTGAATCTGTTGCCAACAAGTTAGAAGGGAAAGTGATGGGGACATTTAGCAGTAAGTATCTCCACAAGTCAGTCACAAAGTGCTCATGCATTTCAGAGGTGACAGAATCAGACAGCGTGGGTATGTGCCTTTTGGCAAATATCTTTAATTTCTAAACCTCTATGACAGAATAGCCTTTAGGATTTAACAGGACAGTTAATTGAGATAATAAAGTAATAGAACAGTGTGATCTGAATTCTGGGAAAAAACTTAGTATGGTCTTAATTTCAGTAGATCAGAAAAATGTTGGGTATCAAGTATATTTGATTTTATGACTGAATCCCTCCATCTCCCGTTTAAGCTGTGACTTCAACAGTCAAGCAGGCTCTACAGGAGTCTCTGGTGCAGATCCTGCAGCCACAGCGTCGAGTAGACATGCTCCGGGATATCATGGATGCCCAACGTCGCCAGCGCCCTTATGTTGTTACCTTCTGTGGTGTCAATGGAGTGGGGAAGTCTACTAATCTTGCCAAGGTCAGCTCAGTTCCACAGCCTGCTTTTCCACCCTGTGCTTTGGAGTCTTGGTCCTGTGTGACAGTTGTCTTTAACTTTTTCGCAGatttccttctggcttttagagaaTGGCTTTAGTGTCCTCATTGCTGCCTGTGATACATTTCGGGCTGGGGCTGTTGAGCAGCTTCGTACACACACCCGGCGCCTGACTGCCCTCCATCCCCCGGAGAAGCATGGTGGCCGAACGATGGTGCAGTTGTTTGAAAAAGGCTATGGCAAGGATGCTGCTGGCATTGCCATGGAAGCCATTGCCTTTGGTACAGTAGTGTGTGGACCAAGGGGGCGTGTGGAGTCCTTGTCCCTGGGAATTTACACAGACTTAGGCTGTTACAAACTTACTATATGGTTACTAGAGAAGTCATTATAAATTACTTGTATGGGTGGTTTGGGGTTGGTAATGTGTGTAGTTAAAGCTAGTGTATCCTGACTGTAGACCTGAATGATATTTTTGCTACTTCTGTCCTTTCCCTGAATGGTTTTGGTGGTGGCCAAGAATAGGACAGGTTTTTCCTTATATTACCTTGCAACCAAATCCAGAGTCTGGGTAACTAAACAGAGTAGGCTTCTCAAGTAAAGCCACACTTGGACATCTTAGGAAGCTGGCAGTGAGCATGAGTGACAGTTGGGTGACTTTTCACATAACCAGGGTAGGAAATCTTGAGAAGTTGGTAGTGAGTATGAGTGAGAGTTACATGCTCGCAGTtgactgtttttctctctctagcaCGTAACCAAGGCTTTGATGTGGTGCTGGTGGACACTGCTGGCCGCATGCAAGACAACGCCCCTCTGATGACTGCCCTGGCCAAACTTATTACTGTCAATACACCTGACTTGGTGCTGTTTGTGGGGGAGGCCTTAGTAGGCAATGAAGCTGTGGATCAACTGGTGAGGGTTTGGGCCCAGTTTCCTTTACAACTTAAACTCTGGCAAATTAGATGGGTTGTTTATGTTACCTTTTCAACTTTTTAGGTCAAGTTCAACAGAGCCTTGGCTGACCATTCTATGGCCCAGACACCTCGGCTCATTGATGGCATTGTTCTTACCAAATTTGACACCATTGATGACAAGGTAAAAGTGGATGAGTGGATAGTAAGGCTGGGAAAGAGGACTGGCTGGCTTTAAAGGAAACGGAGGCGTTGAGTGACCCTGGGCTTGAGTTGATTGGccatcttttttctcttcttcaggtGGGAGCTGCTATTTCTATGACATACATCACGAGCAAACCCATCGTCTTTGTGGGTACTGGCCAGACCTACTGTGACCTGCGCAGTCTCAATGCCAAGGCTGTGGTAGCTGCCCTCATGAAGGCTTAATGTGGCTCCTGCCTAATACCAAATTGCCGCTTGCCCAAGTCCCTATTCCTATATCAAGAATGTGCTTTAGAGTATGTGAGCAACTTGTCTTCAGTGTAGTACAAAGGCAGAGTGGGGGAGCTTTGAGACTTGCTGCTCCTTCTAACCCAACCCTTTGTTCAACCCTACCTCCTTCTGCAAGGAGGGCCTAATCATGTTACAATCACTGCCCAGTGACCCTCCCTCTTCCTACTCAGGCATCCCCTTCACTCTGCCTACAGATTCCATATCATAGCTTTGACCAATAGTTGGAAAACCCAACAGCTGGAGTGTTGCTAACTAGTGTGATGGTAGAGCCATGGTAAAATAAGGAGCAGTGTGAGGTCCCAGCTCTAATGGGTTACTTCTGGAGCCAGCTCTGGATCTTAATGGCACCTATCTAGACTACAGCTTTTGGGTCCCTGGTGCCAGGATGACAGCCACCTCACCGTGGCAGTGATGATGGCCCATTCTTAATTGCTGCTAATTATAAATCTGGTGATGAACTCCACACCCGATTGTTGCCCCAAAGCATCAGTTAGGCCTTGTTACAAATGAGTGAAAGGCGAGTGCCCACTTCTCTCAGAAACAAAAGGGAGCAGAGTTGCCTTCCAACCTGTCCCTGCTCCCAAATTCACATGGAAGCTTTGCATGTTTACCTTCCTGGGAGAAAACCAGTTGTTAGAGGGGTTATTGTTGTCCCATACCCCACCCAGCCCAACCCTTAGCCTTCTGAGCAGGTTCTGGcttttcctcattctcttctaCAGTGCCTGGTAGACAAGTGCTACATTGAAGAACACAAACCTCTTGTTAAGACTTGTCCTGTAGTTTGGTATTACAGATGTGCTACTAGTGCAACAAGGTGAAGGCTGTCTGCCCAGagaaatatgtaatttatataagaaaataaatttcataaagaaattgccTCTTAGgtttatattatttcatatgggatttaaaattaaaatgctaacTCATACTCGCTATAGTTCTTGGGTTTCTTTTTGACAAGGGCATGATAGGAACTAACAATGCTCTGAGGAATCGGGTAAGTGCTTGTCCTGAGAAAGATGAAGATAAAATGCAAGTAACTCTTCAAAGTAGAGCCAGAGCCCTGGCATGTAAATGAACAAGCTTTAATACAGCTCAGATATGTAAAATACTGTACACTGTAAAAGATCTAGAAAACTAGAGCTTCGAGTCATGTTTTAAAAAAGCCATAAGCTCAATTGAAAAACCAAGTAGAGTACAAAACTGCAACAAGAGCCCACTGACGCCATGACTTCTTGCTCCTCAAGTCCTGCAGAGCTGCAGCCATAGTCAGGAGTCATCACATTGGTCTGCTGTGTTGATGAGCCTGTCACAGCCTTGGGGTAGGTAGGAGCTGCATTGGGTCCTGATGTCATTGGGTATTAAACTGGACCAGGCAGCAGAGTATGGAGAAACAGCCAGCATGAAGGGAAGGTGCAACACTGCCACACCTATTCTACCCCAAGCTTCAACTTCTGGGTATTGGTACTTCCTGGGAGCTGTGCTGAGTTTTTGCAAGTTTGCTTGTTAACACATCCACAGGAAGGCCCCACAGCATGGTCTAACGGTGATTTCTCCAGCTTGCTCAAGTACTACAGCCTATGGAGAAACAAAAGACAATGAAGTTCCAAAGCAAGTCCACACATCTGAAGCTGCAGGTGCCACTCAGCCCTAACTCTTGGGAAAGCAGATTCAGAGAATCTCAAGTCAAGAGAGGCAAAGTATGGTTTCCTACAGTCTAAAAGTTTGAGGAAATTTTTCTGTGACTGATAGAATAGGAAATGGTATACCTCTTATTTCACCATGTGCTGCAGATGAACCATTTAGCTGGCCTTCTCTTGCCATCCCTGCTAAAACAGAATATTGGTATAGGTATTAGATAAAGAAGGTGAAACTTTTTCATAAAACATCAATACATACGTGCTAAAATCAGGACAacttttgggtgtttgttttctCTACTATGTGGATTGCAGGAATAGAATTCAGGTCGTCAAACT is a window of Arvicanthis niloticus isolate mArvNil1 chromosome 26, mArvNil1.pat.X, whole genome shotgun sequence DNA encoding:
- the Srpra gene encoding signal recognition particle receptor subunit alpha, with the protein product MLDFFTIFSKGGLVLWCFQGVSDSCTGPVNALIRSVLLQERGGNNSFTHEALTLKYKLDNQFELVFVVGFQKILTLTYVDKLIDDVHRLFRDKYRTEIQQQSALSLLNGTFDFQNDFLRLLREAEESSKIRAPTTMKKFEDSEKAKKPVRSMIETRGEKTKEKAKNNKKKGAKKEGSDGPLATSKTAPAEKLGLPVGPENGELSKEELIRRKREEFIQKHGKGLDKSSKSTKSDIPKEKGKKAPRVWELGGCANKEVLDYSTPTTNGTPEAALSEDINLIRGTGPGGQLQDLDCSSSDDEGATQNTKPSATKGTLGGMFGMLKGLVGSKSLSREDMESVLDKMRDHLIAKNVAADIAVQLCESVANKLEGKVMGTFSTVTSTVKQALQESLVQILQPQRRVDMLRDIMDAQRRQRPYVVTFCGVNGVGKSTNLAKISFWLLENGFSVLIAACDTFRAGAVEQLRTHTRRLTALHPPEKHGGRTMVQLFEKGYGKDAAGIAMEAIAFARNQGFDVVLVDTAGRMQDNAPLMTALAKLITVNTPDLVLFVGEALVGNEAVDQLVKFNRALADHSMAQTPRLIDGIVLTKFDTIDDKVGAAISMTYITSKPIVFVGTGQTYCDLRSLNAKAVVAALMKA